Proteins found in one Candidatus Margulisiibacteriota bacterium genomic segment:
- a CDS encoding glycosyltransferase family 4 protein, whose product MRILLVTQYFYPENFKSNDIAFEIVKKGYKVDVLTGIPNYPEGKYYKGYGVFEKRYQKIKGVRVFRALQTPRGRGSGIELVFNYLTFAFFGSVWAFLLSLVTKYKCIIVHETSPITQGYPAVLVKKMQRIPIYFWVLDIWPDAMKSGGGIKSQRLLNFVDSIVKFMYNNSDKILISSRGFRNLIEPKGNYSNKIEYFPNWSEDILKMDSNYPIPVLPDGFKILMAGNLGKSQNLDAVMRSVLLLREVDEIKWIFVGDGSMKKWLDNFIEQNNLQNIVYTVGRYPFESIPAFYQAADALLLTLKGEFPHLRQVVPARLQSYMAAGKPVVAMIDGGGAEIIREAACGYVVDGGDYVAFADMIKEKVITNKAFFETLGYNGREYYELHFDKEKCIEHLCGIIEQNEN is encoded by the coding sequence TGAGAATTTCAAAAGCAATGATATTGCTTTTGAAATTGTAAAGAAGGGTTATAAAGTAGATGTGCTTACAGGTATCCCGAATTATCCGGAAGGTAAATATTATAAAGGATATGGCGTCTTTGAAAAGCGATATCAGAAAATTAAAGGAGTCAGGGTTTTTAGGGCTTTGCAAACGCCAAGAGGCCGGGGAAGTGGAATCGAATTAGTATTTAACTACTTGACATTTGCTTTTTTTGGTTCTGTATGGGCGTTTTTATTGTCTTTAGTTACGAAGTATAAATGTATTATTGTACATGAGACATCTCCCATAACTCAGGGGTACCCTGCCGTTTTAGTTAAGAAGATGCAAAGAATTCCAATCTATTTTTGGGTGCTTGATATTTGGCCTGATGCTATGAAATCAGGTGGTGGAATTAAGAGCCAGAGATTACTTAATTTTGTTGACTCAATAGTTAAGTTCATGTACAATAACTCAGATAAGATACTAATTAGTTCCAGAGGGTTCCGGAATTTAATAGAACCCAAAGGGAATTATTCAAATAAGATTGAGTATTTTCCAAACTGGAGTGAGGATATACTTAAAATGGATTCGAACTATCCTATTCCGGTCCTACCTGATGGTTTTAAAATTTTAATGGCAGGGAATTTAGGTAAGTCTCAAAATCTGGATGCTGTTATGAGATCAGTTCTTTTGTTAAGAGAAGTAGATGAAATAAAATGGATTTTTGTTGGTGACGGGAGTATGAAAAAATGGCTTGACAATTTTATTGAACAAAATAATCTTCAAAACATTGTATATACAGTTGGGAGGTATCCCTTTGAGTCAATCCCGGCTTTTTATCAAGCTGCAGATGCCTTATTGTTAACATTAAAAGGTGAATTTCCACATTTAAGACAAGTTGTTCCTGCACGTTTGCAGTCATATATGGCGGCAGGTAAACCTGTAGTTGCAATGATTGATGGTGGTGGGGCTGAAATTATAAGAGAAGCAGCGTGTGGTTATGTCGTTGATGGAGGTGATTATGTCGCATTTGCAGATATGATAAAAGAAAAAGTAATTACGAATAAAGCATTTTTTGAGACATTAGGATATAATGGGCGAGAATATTATGAATTACATTTTGATAAAGAAAAATGTATAGAACATTTATGTGGAATAATTGAACAAAACGAAAACTGA
- a CDS encoding acyltransferase → MTKLSLTYRLLRSLGLNFSEEEYGQISLWRMFVSGLRHIRNAFLLKYCMYSVLLSPLNYRKIRPVLWRWMGAKVGKDCFIGYEVWVDMTNTHLIEMEDHVHIANRCLLLCHQRDLSDYHISDDYAKLSYNKRKIILKKGCLIGMNSMIMPGVTIGEGAIVGAGSLVTKDIPAWTIATGRPAKVVKEITPRK, encoded by the coding sequence ATGACGAAATTAAGTCTTACGTATAGATTATTGAGAAGTTTGGGATTAAACTTCTCGGAAGAAGAATATGGTCAAATTAGTTTATGGAGAATGTTTGTTTCTGGTTTACGGCATATTCGTAATGCCTTTTTGTTAAAATACTGTATGTATTCTGTATTGCTAAGTCCCTTGAACTACAGGAAAATTCGTCCGGTCTTATGGCGTTGGATGGGAGCTAAAGTAGGTAAGGATTGTTTTATTGGGTATGAAGTGTGGGTAGATATGACAAATACTCATCTAATAGAAATGGAAGATCATGTTCATATTGCCAACAGGTGCTTGTTGCTTTGTCATCAGCGGGATTTAAGTGATTATCATATTAGTGATGATTATGCCAAATTAAGTTATAACAAGAGAAAGATTATTTTAAAGAAAGGATGTTTGATTGGAATGAATTCCATGATAATGCCGGGAGTTACAATAGGAGAGGGTGCAATTGTTGGTGCTGGTTCCCTGGTAACTAAAGATATTCCGGCATGGACAATCGCAACGGGTCGTCCTGCCAAAGTAGTGAAAGAAATAACACCAAGAAAATGA